A part of Streptomyces sp. NBC_00557 genomic DNA contains:
- the thrS gene encoding threonine--tRNA ligase produces the protein MNEQIPDHRRLGRELGLFGTDPLIGAGLPYWLPDGAVVRHTLEEYIREAERLAGYRHVYSPVLGKRELYEISGHWDHYSDDMYPPMRLGAEEVVLRPSLCPHHALIYRSRSRSYRELPLRIAEVGSMHRAELSGVLGGLTRVRAIQLNDAHVFCTLDQAVEEARAALELIARAYADLGIEAVRHRLSLPGEGGKYVAGPELWRRATGLLRQVLEESGVAYEEAEGEAAFYGPKIDVQIADPAGRESTLSTVQIDFHQPARFDLQYIGADGARHRPVMVHRSIIGSVERAVAHLIEAHAGAFPAWLAPVQLVVLPVSDEQREQAARVVREAVALGLRAEAAGPAEGTLGARIRAARLVPYQAVIGAREAGAGRAAVRLRGGGRPGELPVPELLDRIAGRVRARGTALWE, from the coding sequence ATGAACGAGCAGATCCCCGACCACCGCCGCCTCGGCCGTGAACTCGGCCTCTTCGGCACCGACCCGCTGATCGGCGCCGGCCTGCCGTACTGGCTGCCCGACGGCGCGGTCGTACGGCACACCCTGGAGGAGTACATCCGCGAGGCCGAACGCCTTGCCGGGTACCGGCACGTGTACTCGCCCGTGCTCGGCAAACGGGAGCTGTACGAGATCTCCGGGCACTGGGACCACTACAGCGACGACATGTACCCGCCGATGAGGCTGGGCGCCGAGGAGGTCGTGCTGCGCCCGAGCCTGTGCCCCCACCACGCCCTGATCTACCGGTCCCGCTCCCGCAGTTACCGCGAACTGCCGCTCAGGATCGCCGAGGTGGGCAGCATGCACCGCGCCGAACTGTCCGGCGTCCTCGGCGGACTGACCCGTGTGCGCGCCATCCAGCTCAACGACGCGCACGTCTTCTGCACCCTGGACCAGGCGGTCGAGGAGGCCCGCGCCGCGCTGGAGCTGATCGCCCGCGCCTACGCCGACCTGGGCATCGAGGCCGTACGGCACCGGCTGTCGCTGCCCGGCGAGGGCGGCAAGTACGTCGCCGGCCCGGAGCTGTGGCGCCGGGCCACCGGGCTGCTGCGGCAGGTGCTGGAGGAGTCGGGCGTCGCCTACGAGGAGGCGGAGGGCGAGGCGGCTTTCTACGGCCCGAAGATCGACGTGCAGATCGCCGACCCGGCCGGGCGCGAGTCCACCCTGTCCACCGTGCAGATCGACTTCCACCAGCCGGCCCGCTTCGACCTGCAGTACATCGGCGCGGACGGCGCCCGGCACCGCCCGGTGATGGTGCACCGCAGCATCATCGGCAGCGTGGAGCGGGCCGTCGCCCACCTGATCGAGGCGCACGCCGGCGCCTTCCCGGCCTGGCTGGCGCCCGTCCAGCTGGTGGTGCTGCCGGTCTCCGACGAACAGCGGGAGCAGGCGGCCCGGGTCGTGCGGGAGGCCGTGGCGCTGGGCCTGCGCGCCGAAGCCGCCGGTCCGGCCGAGGGCACCCTCGGCGCCCGGATCCGCGCCGCGCGCCTGGTGCCGTACCAGGCGGTGATCGGCGCGCGGGAGGCCGGGGCCGGCCGGGCGGCCGTACGGCTGCGCGGCGGCGGGCGGCCCGGGGAGCTGCCGGTCCCCGAACTGCTGGACCGGATCGCCGGCCGGGTGCGGGCGCGCGGTACCGCCCTGTGGGAGTGA
- a CDS encoding nucleoside hydrolase encodes MTGQPTPVIIDCDTGVDDALALLLAVRHPGLDLRAVTCVAGNTDVDGVVRNTLTVLERAGAPEIPVGRGAARPLIEPARSARHVHGSDGMGDLGLPAPSRAPADVDAVTLLRREILASPRPVTLIPTAPLTNIALLLRTHPEVTGNIERIVFMGGAVATGNATPVAEFNVWHDPEAAAILLTAGVPITMYGLDVFMQVVVPAADVHRMRASTDPGTRLAGDLLAHRPTFQGEAPEAEEAGGLGDAGAVCAVVDPQGISTRLLPVEVALAPGPTRGQTLVDRRPRPGESEIHEGAREQALVDVALEVDVERYVKLYLDAVERP; translated from the coding sequence GTGACCGGTCAGCCCACCCCCGTGATCATCGACTGCGACACCGGTGTCGACGACGCCCTCGCGCTGCTGCTGGCCGTGCGCCACCCGGGCCTCGATCTGCGGGCGGTGACCTGCGTCGCCGGGAACACGGACGTCGACGGCGTGGTCCGCAACACCCTGACCGTGCTGGAGCGGGCGGGCGCCCCGGAGATCCCCGTGGGCCGGGGCGCGGCGCGCCCGCTGATCGAGCCGGCGCGCTCGGCGCGGCACGTGCACGGCTCCGACGGCATGGGCGACCTGGGCCTGCCCGCGCCGTCCCGGGCCCCGGCGGACGTGGACGCCGTGACGCTCCTGCGGCGCGAGATCCTGGCCTCCCCGCGCCCGGTCACCCTGATCCCGACCGCGCCGCTGACGAACATCGCCCTGCTGCTGCGCACCCACCCGGAGGTGACCGGCAACATCGAGCGGATCGTGTTCATGGGCGGCGCGGTGGCCACCGGCAACGCCACGCCGGTCGCCGAGTTCAACGTCTGGCACGATCCGGAGGCGGCGGCGATCCTGCTCACCGCCGGGGTGCCGATCACGATGTACGGCCTCGACGTCTTCATGCAGGTCGTCGTGCCCGCCGCCGACGTGCACCGGATGCGCGCGAGCACCGACCCCGGCACCCGCCTGGCCGGCGACCTCCTCGCCCACCGGCCGACCTTCCAGGGCGAGGCCCCGGAGGCCGAGGAGGCGGGCGGACTCGGCGACGCGGGCGCGGTGTGCGCGGTCGTCGACCCGCAGGGCATCAGTACCCGGCTCCTCCCGGTGGAGGTCGCCCTCGCCCCCGGCCCCACCCGGGGCCAGACCCTGGTCGACCGCCGCCCCCGCCCCGGCGAGTCGGAGATCCACGAGGGCGCGCGCGAACAGGCGCTGGTCGACGTGGCGTTGGAGGTGGACGTGGAGCGTTACGTGAAGCTGTACCTGGACGCGGTGGAGCGGCCGTAG